In the Paludisphaera rhizosphaerae genome, one interval contains:
- a CDS encoding LolA family protein — protein MRINRNGRRIALATPFVVALSTVAAHAQAPGRPSQSGAAQAPAAAPPATPADPTASPAEAPPTEAERLIDDAIKKVAAVKTVSAALTQDVKMLGQKFQVKGRYLKGTGSRIYLDLDVVGLPGAQGRMLQVCDGAVLWNYQKLLDVQSYRKISLNPVLQRLQSPELDRAGREQILYSLGVAGPEALLTNIRKTVRFDHKEEGEFNGRPVWVVQGGWRDRGGVPAPAPGRPGPQVGRLPPYIPSHATLTLDQATGWPHKLELHGNPDIGNFDTRAVGLDGQRIGSKSSIEKQQPSEFVLVYTDVKFDPTLTDADFPLPSPPEAEIKDETDEVLARVNALIDQEVQRKRLEAAKATGSVLSRPIEIPSPLPAAEIP, from the coding sequence ATGCGCATCAACCGGAACGGACGCCGGATCGCGCTGGCGACGCCCTTCGTCGTCGCCCTGAGCACCGTCGCGGCTCACGCCCAGGCCCCAGGCCGACCGTCGCAAAGTGGTGCGGCCCAAGCGCCTGCGGCGGCTCCCCCAGCCACCCCCGCCGACCCGACGGCCTCCCCCGCCGAAGCGCCGCCCACCGAGGCCGAGCGATTGATCGATGACGCGATCAAAAAGGTGGCCGCCGTCAAGACCGTTTCCGCCGCGCTGACCCAGGACGTGAAGATGCTGGGTCAGAAGTTCCAGGTGAAGGGCCGCTACCTTAAAGGGACCGGCTCGCGGATCTACCTCGATCTCGACGTCGTCGGCCTACCCGGCGCGCAAGGGCGGATGCTCCAGGTATGCGACGGGGCCGTCCTCTGGAACTACCAGAAGCTGCTCGACGTTCAGTCGTACCGCAAGATCAGCCTCAATCCCGTCCTGCAAAGACTCCAGTCCCCGGAGCTCGATCGAGCCGGCCGGGAACAGATCCTCTACAGTCTGGGCGTAGCCGGGCCTGAAGCCCTTTTGACCAACATTCGCAAGACGGTGCGCTTCGACCATAAGGAAGAGGGCGAGTTCAACGGCCGTCCCGTCTGGGTCGTTCAGGGAGGCTGGCGCGACCGCGGCGGCGTTCCGGCTCCTGCTCCTGGTCGTCCCGGTCCGCAGGTCGGCCGATTGCCCCCTTACATCCCAAGTCACGCCACACTCACTCTCGATCAAGCGACCGGCTGGCCTCATAAGCTTGAACTCCACGGCAACCCCGACATTGGCAATTTCGACACCCGCGCCGTGGGTCTCGACGGTCAGCGCATCGGCTCCAAGAGCAGCATCGAGAAACAGCAGCCCAGCGAGTTCGTGCTGGTTTACACCGACGTTAAATTCGACCCAACCCTCACCGACGCCGATTTCCCGCTCCCCTCTCCGCCGGAAGCCGAAATCAAGGATGAGACCGATGAGGTTCTCGCCCGAGTGAACGCTCTGATCGATCAGGAGGTTCAGCGGAAACGGTTGGAAGCGGCCAAGGCCACCGGATCCGTCCTTTCGAGGCCGATCGAGATTCCCTCGCCGCTGCCGGCCGCGGAGATCCCCTGA
- a CDS encoding DUF11 domain-containing protein — translation MSRHERPLDHRWIRGGIVAVALGLASASRGTDAVAQDLAPAPTPEAAATAPAQPAPTPAELAPVPSPTTAPVGVVTPEGRGLPVSPLPDPNIQPVRFSGPEGLAVEVLSPQPSPASIGDNGGFLTTGLQRKVGYRLRLSNIPNRPEAELFPVVEVVGHMHRPAEIDPGKYPIRIVFTEEELWDVVDHGRLITKVIYLEDPDQALPLKLPKDKIPVVEVNPAEDPVRVAAALGRVIAIVRLGGRRPTIEELNAGDAGDLGLDRILAVSGGRCPYSCGNNPCQLPSGPACPPLEPGQRPVLPRDEYLCDGGDRGAKAGAGPGGAIRGVDPRDAVVRFDVGLDAYADPKILPTNRVCIYAPRFAEIRVSTGTIENVEIHGLNLNTLTQRAAQAQKTDDIRRLVQNQAAELARDQRRVQAARSKSYAGESSEVRGAMGYVDVQHPKIGSQSQSAQIEKLRQAPVIAREKVKVIGIKTAEAPIVAELVQGTSEAIRSQPPLEMTGIETPPNRPGLAVVKRVDVTEAEPGDTVTYAIAYRNMGNTPIRSVSIIDSLLPRLEYVAGSAKGPKGSAFTVGENTAGSTELRWDLKETIPPGASGYVSFQAIVR, via the coding sequence ATGAGCCGACACGAAAGACCACTCGACCACCGGTGGATCAGAGGTGGAATCGTCGCCGTCGCCCTGGGCCTCGCGTCGGCCTCGCGGGGGACCGACGCCGTCGCCCAGGATCTCGCGCCGGCGCCCACGCCCGAGGCGGCCGCGACCGCCCCCGCTCAACCCGCGCCGACGCCGGCCGAACTCGCGCCGGTGCCGTCGCCGACGACCGCCCCCGTGGGCGTCGTGACTCCTGAGGGACGCGGCTTGCCTGTCAGCCCGCTCCCTGACCCGAACATTCAGCCCGTGCGTTTCAGCGGCCCCGAAGGCCTCGCCGTCGAGGTTCTCTCTCCCCAGCCGAGCCCCGCGAGCATCGGCGACAACGGCGGGTTCCTGACCACCGGCCTCCAGCGCAAGGTGGGTTACCGCCTGCGGCTGTCGAACATTCCTAACCGTCCCGAGGCCGAGCTGTTCCCGGTCGTCGAGGTCGTCGGTCACATGCACCGACCCGCTGAGATCGACCCCGGCAAGTACCCGATCCGCATCGTCTTCACGGAAGAAGAGCTGTGGGACGTCGTCGATCACGGCCGGCTGATCACCAAGGTCATTTACCTTGAGGATCCTGACCAGGCCCTGCCCCTCAAGCTGCCGAAGGACAAGATCCCCGTCGTCGAGGTGAACCCGGCGGAAGATCCTGTTCGGGTGGCCGCGGCACTTGGCCGTGTCATCGCGATCGTCAGGCTCGGCGGCCGCAGGCCGACCATCGAGGAACTCAACGCGGGGGACGCCGGAGACCTTGGGCTGGACCGGATCCTGGCCGTCTCGGGCGGCCGTTGCCCCTACTCCTGTGGCAATAATCCCTGCCAGCTTCCCAGCGGACCGGCGTGCCCGCCGCTGGAGCCAGGTCAGCGCCCCGTCCTGCCCCGCGACGAATACCTCTGCGACGGCGGCGACCGCGGCGCGAAGGCCGGCGCCGGCCCGGGTGGTGCGATTCGCGGCGTAGACCCGCGCGACGCCGTCGTCCGCTTCGATGTGGGCCTCGACGCGTACGCCGACCCGAAGATCCTCCCGACCAATCGCGTCTGCATTTACGCTCCAAGGTTCGCCGAGATCCGTGTCAGCACCGGCACGATCGAGAACGTCGAGATCCATGGGCTGAACCTGAACACGCTCACCCAGCGAGCAGCCCAGGCCCAGAAGACGGACGACATCCGTCGGCTCGTTCAGAACCAGGCCGCCGAACTCGCTCGCGACCAGCGCCGCGTGCAGGCCGCTCGGAGCAAGTCTTATGCGGGTGAGAGCTCCGAGGTTCGAGGCGCGATGGGCTATGTCGACGTCCAGCATCCCAAGATCGGCTCGCAGTCGCAGTCGGCGCAAATCGAGAAGCTCCGCCAGGCTCCGGTGATCGCTCGCGAGAAGGTGAAGGTGATCGGCATCAAAACGGCCGAGGCTCCGATCGTCGCCGAGCTGGTCCAGGGGACGTCCGAGGCGATCCGCAGTCAGCCCCCTCTGGAGATGACGGGGATCGAGACGCCTCCCAATCGGCCGGGCCTGGCCGTGGTGAAGCGCGTCGACGTGACCGAGGCGGAACCCGGCGACACGGTGACCTATGCCATCGCCTACCGCAACATGGGGAACACCCCCATTCGGTCGGTCAGCATCATCGACAGCCTTCTGCCGCGGTTGGAATACGTGGCCGGCTCTGCCAAGGGTCCGAAGGGCTCGGCCTTCACCGTGGGCGAGAACACGGCGGGCTCGACCGAACTCCGGTGGGACCTGAAAGAGACCATCCCACCGGGTGCCTCCGGATACGTTTCGTTCCAGGCCATCGTCCGCTGA
- a CDS encoding MarC family protein produces MGFNPWEIALLLFATIGPLKVTIIAASLTAGAKPEFVRRVALRSVVTASIVCVVFALFGEAILRTFKVSIPAFQIGGGLIVLLFAIDTAVSKRRADPLPSEGADPSSLQSLEIATCPLAVPLMASVSGLVAIVSTLAQRDDLKAVLFLTFVIAVIMAVNYACLCSCQWISRILGSTVIEVVSKLMGVLLAALAVELIVAGLVGFGVMAAPSAKPDSRPPEAPAPHAR; encoded by the coding sequence ATGGGATTCAACCCCTGGGAGATCGCCCTCCTGCTCTTCGCGACGATCGGGCCGTTGAAGGTCACGATCATCGCCGCTTCACTGACGGCCGGCGCGAAGCCGGAATTCGTCCGCCGCGTCGCCCTGCGGTCGGTCGTGACGGCGTCGATCGTCTGCGTGGTGTTCGCCCTCTTCGGCGAGGCGATCCTCCGGACGTTCAAGGTGTCGATCCCGGCCTTCCAGATCGGCGGCGGGTTGATCGTCCTGCTGTTCGCGATCGACACGGCCGTGTCCAAACGGCGAGCGGATCCGCTCCCGAGCGAGGGGGCCGATCCGTCCTCCCTGCAGTCGCTCGAAATCGCGACCTGTCCGCTGGCCGTTCCGCTGATGGCGTCAGTTTCGGGGCTGGTGGCCATCGTCTCGACTCTCGCCCAACGCGACGACCTCAAGGCCGTCCTCTTCCTGACGTTCGTCATCGCCGTCATCATGGCGGTCAACTACGCATGCCTCTGTTCGTGCCAGTGGATCTCTCGGATCCTGGGCTCCACGGTGATCGAGGTCGTCAGCAAGCTCATGGGCGTGCTTCTGGCCGCCCTGGCCGTTGAACTCATCGTCGCTGGACTCGTCGGCTTCGGAGTCATGGCGGCGCCGTCGGCCAAGCCGGATAGCAGGCCGCCTGAGGCTCCAGCCCCCCACGCACGCTGA
- a CDS encoding bZIP transcription factor — MLRRPRHEADPRRAPSRRRLAAGLLGLVMSASAASQAAQEPAPNNVAATVDRLAKRLEDLEKRNSQLAEQNQSLTKRVDELNRRLEQVAPDDETSTPTASPIPPPTLPSPSLPGLDDELDADAGVGDPPPRPTDVSRLFAESSTRRYQVGEHDDDAGNYILVHPNDAQRMPFELRFDIFTQARYTNFARGRDFWVDAEGDREPINSFASFEVARNFLVFSGFGIDPKLQYTAIIFSSTSINDTVYLGWINYRFSRAFDLRFGNWLLPGTREWYESFRWTLGSDRLMATTFFRPNISPGVWIQGEPIDGLNYVAMVANSLSRFTQGVANRVGSSLAFGGTVWWEPTHDYGVGVSDVEYHDERSFRFGTSVDIAHESNQGFTLASIRNPEDTLIRLSDGTPLFRPGVLAPGVELESTNLQLWTIDAAMKCRGLGISGEYFFRWLDGFQTVGGRSPYSSLFDTGGLLQAGYFLQPHKLEAFARTSFVTGHFGGGYEYGGGLNWYPRGVRSWRTTFEILRINGSPAQNFITGYRAGETGTLFQLQWLTDF, encoded by the coding sequence ATGCTCCGCCGACCGCGACACGAGGCCGATCCACGTCGCGCCCCGTCGCGAAGACGGCTCGCGGCTGGCCTCCTCGGGTTGGTCATGTCGGCGTCGGCTGCTTCGCAGGCTGCGCAGGAGCCGGCCCCGAACAACGTCGCGGCGACCGTCGACCGCCTGGCGAAACGGCTGGAGGATCTGGAGAAGCGGAATTCGCAACTCGCCGAGCAGAACCAGTCGCTCACGAAGCGGGTCGATGAGTTGAACCGGCGATTGGAGCAGGTCGCGCCTGACGACGAGACTTCGACTCCAACAGCGAGCCCCATCCCGCCGCCGACTCTTCCGTCTCCCTCCCTTCCCGGTCTGGATGATGAGCTTGACGCCGATGCCGGGGTAGGCGACCCTCCCCCAAGACCGACGGACGTTTCTCGTCTCTTCGCCGAATCATCGACCCGGCGGTACCAGGTGGGCGAGCACGACGACGATGCGGGGAACTACATCCTCGTCCACCCGAATGACGCCCAACGCATGCCGTTCGAACTTCGGTTCGACATCTTCACCCAGGCGCGATACACGAACTTCGCACGCGGCCGTGACTTCTGGGTCGACGCCGAAGGTGATCGAGAGCCGATCAACAGCTTTGCTTCCTTCGAGGTGGCTCGTAATTTCCTGGTCTTCTCGGGCTTCGGCATCGACCCGAAACTCCAGTACACAGCGATCATCTTCTCGTCGACCTCGATCAACGACACCGTCTATCTGGGCTGGATCAACTACCGATTCAGCCGGGCCTTCGACCTCAGATTCGGCAACTGGCTGCTTCCCGGAACCCGTGAGTGGTACGAGTCGTTCCGCTGGACGCTCGGCTCGGACCGACTCATGGCGACCACCTTCTTCCGGCCCAACATCAGCCCGGGCGTCTGGATTCAGGGCGAACCGATCGACGGCCTCAACTATGTGGCGATGGTCGCGAACTCGTTGAGCCGCTTTACTCAGGGGGTCGCCAATCGCGTGGGCTCGTCGTTGGCGTTCGGCGGCACCGTCTGGTGGGAGCCCACCCACGATTACGGCGTTGGTGTGTCTGACGTGGAATACCACGATGAGCGGAGCTTCCGCTTCGGGACGAGCGTCGATATCGCCCATGAATCGAACCAGGGCTTCACGCTGGCCTCGATTCGAAACCCCGAAGACACCCTGATCCGCCTTTCCGACGGCACCCCACTCTTCCGGCCCGGCGTGCTCGCTCCCGGCGTGGAACTCGAATCGACGAACCTCCAACTCTGGACGATCGACGCGGCGATGAAGTGCCGCGGTCTCGGAATCTCGGGCGAGTACTTCTTCCGCTGGCTGGACGGCTTTCAGACGGTCGGCGGCAGGTCGCCGTATTCCTCGCTGTTCGATACGGGGGGGCTGCTGCAGGCCGGCTACTTCCTGCAACCTCACAAGCTCGAAGCCTTCGCGCGGACATCTTTCGTGACGGGTCACTTCGGCGGCGGCTACGAGTACGGCGGCGGTCTGAACTGGTATCCCCGTGGAGTGCGAAGCTGGCGAACGACTTTCGAGATCCTTCGGATCAACGGATCGCCGGCCCAGAACTTCATCACCGGATATCGTGCCGGGGAGACGGGGACCCTCTTTCAGCTTCAGTGGCTGACCGACTTCTGA
- a CDS encoding DUF1501 domain-containing protein: protein MKRHDSAEPLGLRLTRRGFVQAGSGLLGMSLPGLLAAREVSTPKTSVGRARSVIVILLSGGLGQHDSFDMKPEAPDAIRGEFQPIQTATPGVFFCEHLPRLAARSQDLAVVRSMSHPEGNHLVAVHHVLTGKPSFPRGASDLDRVASRDDFPCYASVVDHLRGRREGVPNGVALPLKLIEGPLTWPGQDAGFLGPKHDPWQLRLDPNKPEARDDSLTLPTGLDADRLHRRRHLLTQTTPTLPGDSFADQQDAALAMLCNSKVGGALDLDREDPGLLERYGRHIFGRSLLTARRLVEIGVPVVQATMGIVQTWDTHVGNFPRLKDELLPALDRAVSTLLDDLKARGLLDETLVIMLGEFGRTPRISELTPGAVPGRDHWPKVFPAVFAGGGVVGGQVIGKSDKMGAYAVTRTFGPPDLAATVYRALGVDPGAELRDRLGRPLLLCAGEPIEPLYSAVEI from the coding sequence ATGAAGCGACACGACTCGGCCGAACCCCTGGGGCTGCGACTCACTCGAAGGGGGTTCGTACAGGCGGGCTCCGGACTTCTGGGCATGTCGCTCCCCGGCCTGCTGGCGGCTCGAGAGGTCTCGACCCCGAAAACGTCCGTGGGCCGGGCGCGGTCAGTGATCGTGATCCTGCTCAGCGGCGGGCTCGGTCAACATGACTCGTTCGACATGAAACCCGAGGCGCCCGACGCGATCCGAGGCGAGTTCCAGCCGATCCAGACGGCGACGCCCGGCGTCTTCTTCTGTGAGCATCTGCCTCGGCTCGCCGCACGTTCGCAGGACCTGGCCGTCGTGCGGTCGATGTCGCATCCGGAGGGGAATCATCTCGTCGCCGTTCACCACGTCCTGACCGGCAAGCCGTCGTTCCCGCGCGGGGCGAGCGACCTTGACCGCGTCGCTTCGCGCGACGACTTCCCCTGCTACGCCTCGGTCGTCGACCACCTTCGAGGCCGTCGCGAAGGCGTGCCGAACGGCGTCGCCCTGCCGCTCAAGCTGATCGAGGGCCCGCTGACGTGGCCCGGCCAGGACGCCGGCTTCCTCGGCCCGAAGCACGACCCATGGCAGCTCCGCCTCGACCCGAACAAGCCCGAGGCCCGCGACGACAGCCTGACTCTCCCCACGGGGCTGGACGCCGATCGGCTCCATCGGCGCCGCCACCTTTTGACCCAGACGACGCCGACACTCCCCGGCGATTCCTTCGCCGATCAGCAGGACGCGGCGCTCGCCATGCTCTGCAACAGCAAGGTCGGCGGGGCTCTCGACCTCGACCGTGAAGACCCGGGCCTCCTTGAGCGTTACGGCCGCCACATCTTCGGGCGATCGCTGCTGACGGCGCGGAGGCTGGTCGAGATCGGCGTACCCGTCGTGCAGGCGACGATGGGGATCGTGCAGACTTGGGACACGCACGTCGGCAACTTCCCCCGGCTCAAGGACGAATTGCTCCCCGCCCTTGACCGCGCGGTTTCGACGCTGCTCGACGACCTCAAGGCTCGGGGCCTGCTGGATGAGACGCTGGTCATCATGCTCGGCGAGTTCGGCCGCACGCCGAGGATCTCCGAGTTGACCCCCGGCGCCGTCCCCGGACGCGACCACTGGCCGAAGGTGTTTCCGGCCGTCTTCGCCGGCGGAGGAGTCGTCGGCGGGCAGGTGATCGGCAAGTCCGACAAGATGGGGGCTTACGCCGTGACACGGACCTTCGGCCCGCCGGACCTCGCCGCGACCGTTTATCGAGCCCTGGGCGTGGATCCAGGCGCGGAGCTTCGCGACCGCCTCGGCCGTCCCCTTCTCCTCTGCGCCGGGGAGCCGATCGAGCCGCTCTATTCGGCCGTCGAGATCTGA
- a CDS encoding DUF1501 domain-containing protein, whose protein sequence is MIRVLGGPKRLCDGLTRRDLLQVGAAGLLGSAMSGPTPAVGSTSGLPGFGRAKSCIMLFLYGSHSQIETFDPKPDAPSQIRGEFGSIPTSVPGLRICEGLPNLAGVMDKVSVIRSVSHPFPVHGVAYATTGNPAVPLAMELSPRDPAHWPFIGSVVDYVDGRNAQGGDRPEVPRNLQLPFAFSSQRIGEVARAGPYGGFLGQAYDPICTQFIGQGTTRAQKTLAKLAWDDLEPYRGVTPESRFQLDGVAAKAGPAVTIDRLDRRRSLLEQIEDARRTFSPGLEVDRHRDTAYRLLQSKSFREAFDLDQETSDTRAMYGMTLFGQATLTARRLVEAGGRFVTVFWDEYGLAGTGWDTHWDHFPRMRDELLPGLDRTLSGLILDLDRRGTLDETLVVLLSEHGRTPQIGNVQGGGRDHWSRCYSVVLAGGGIARGNVVGKSDKIGGDVVDRRVSPKDVLATIYHLMGIDPATTLHDRLNRPMSLVPDAEVISEILA, encoded by the coding sequence ATGATCCGCGTTCTGGGCGGACCGAAACGGCTCTGCGACGGACTGACCCGCCGCGATCTCCTTCAGGTGGGGGCCGCGGGCCTGTTGGGCTCGGCGATGTCCGGCCCGACGCCGGCGGTGGGCTCGACCTCGGGGCTGCCTGGGTTCGGTCGGGCGAAGTCCTGCATCATGCTCTTTCTCTACGGGTCGCACAGCCAGATTGAGACCTTCGACCCCAAACCCGACGCTCCCAGCCAGATCCGGGGCGAGTTCGGATCCATCCCGACCAGCGTTCCCGGCCTTCGGATCTGCGAAGGGCTGCCGAATCTGGCCGGGGTAATGGACAAGGTCTCGGTGATCCGGTCGGTTTCTCATCCGTTCCCGGTCCACGGCGTCGCCTACGCCACGACGGGGAACCCGGCGGTCCCGCTGGCTATGGAGTTGAGCCCGCGCGACCCGGCCCACTGGCCGTTCATCGGCTCGGTCGTCGACTACGTGGACGGCCGCAACGCCCAGGGGGGCGACCGTCCGGAAGTGCCGCGAAACCTCCAGCTTCCGTTCGCGTTCTCCAGCCAGCGCATCGGCGAGGTCGCCCGCGCGGGTCCGTACGGAGGATTCCTCGGCCAGGCCTACGACCCGATCTGCACCCAGTTCATCGGCCAGGGGACGACCCGAGCGCAAAAGACGCTGGCCAAGCTGGCCTGGGACGATCTCGAACCGTATCGCGGAGTCACGCCTGAAAGCCGATTCCAACTCGACGGCGTCGCCGCCAAGGCCGGTCCCGCGGTGACGATCGACCGTCTCGACCGCCGGCGATCGTTGCTCGAACAGATCGAAGACGCTCGCCGGACCTTCTCCCCCGGCCTGGAAGTCGACCGCCATCGTGACACGGCCTACCGCCTGCTGCAGTCGAAGAGCTTCCGAGAGGCGTTCGACCTGGACCAGGAGACTTCGGACACGCGGGCCATGTACGGCATGACCCTCTTCGGCCAGGCGACCCTCACGGCGCGTCGGCTCGTCGAGGCGGGCGGCCGATTCGTCACCGTCTTCTGGGATGAGTACGGCCTGGCGGGGACCGGTTGGGACACCCACTGGGACCACTTCCCCCGGATGCGAGACGAGCTTCTCCCCGGCCTGGACCGGACTCTCTCCGGCCTGATCCTGGACCTGGACCGCCGGGGGACCCTCGACGAGACGCTCGTGGTCCTGTTGAGCGAGCACGGCCGCACCCCGCAGATCGGCAACGTGCAGGGGGGCGGTCGCGACCACTGGTCTCGTTGCTACTCGGTCGTCCTGGCTGGCGGCGGGATCGCGAGAGGGAACGTGGTTGGCAAGTCCGACAAGATCGGCGGCGACGTCGTCGATCGGCGGGTTTCCCCCAAGGATGTCCTCGCCACGATCTACCACCTGATGGGCATCGACCCGGCCACGACCCTCCACGACCGCCTGAACCGCCCCATGAGCCTCGTCCCCGACGCTGAGGTCATCTCCGAAATCCTGGCCTGA